The Culex pipiens pallens isolate TS chromosome 2, TS_CPP_V2, whole genome shotgun sequence DNA window AAAAATCTAGaaccaaaattaactttttaaatatctaGCATATTGTATTTAAAGAGttgatgaaaatattaaaatatccatttaagaaacacaaaatttatgcctaaaattttgaaacttggaATTTTGGACTCACTACAGTTTATTTTCCTACAACTTAATTTTTCTCACAAACCGTGATTCACACTGACTCTACGCAGAAGTCACTTGACAACTGACAAGAGCGCAAACGCATCCTAGTTCATCACTCAACCATCACCGCCGATTCATTAGAAATTCCAACTTCATTCGATCATCCCTTTTCTAACCCCatatacacagttaaaaaagtacattttacatcttgaaatatgtagcccatcagtatgggaaacctacttgaccgaaatgtcaagctcatatatgcgtttatccttacagcttttcatcggtctgatggccgagtgggctaaggcgccagtccttactgttggtgctgggtttgaatcccgtcggttgcaacttttttttatgtttgctaaaaatgtacatgcagtgtgtaatattaagtgtttattttgacgaaggtgatgtgcatgctttcgcatgcgattttaccatcggattttttgctgtgtagtggtACACATCCGCATAGTTTGAAGAACTTTCCCTGAGAAAACGCGATCGTGAGCAGCTGGCTCAGCTTTCAGTCGGTTTGCTGAACTGCTGACACGAAAGTACGCAGGGAGGGTGATATCGAATTGAAAAAAGCTCGCATGCTAAGCTTTCAACTGTTATATTCGGAGGGAGGAAAAGCTCAGACTCTTCGAAAAGAAGGTGTGGTGGATACTGCCGTACAGTTGTTCGAATGGGGGGAGTTTTAAAAGCTCGGTTACGTTCATTTGGGCTGACTTGCCAGATAGGCCAGCAGCTTCTCGATCGCCGGTGGAACCTTGGGGATGTGATCGCCCTGCGGTATGAAACCGTTGGAGTCTGCGACGTAATCCACGCGGTACAGTTGGCCATCGTCCCCGACGTACTCGTAGAACCCGGTCGAACGCAGTCCCTCGGAACCGTTGCCATCGGGTTCGATTCGGCCGGACTCTTCTGCGTTGATACCGTTTTGGGTTTCGAAGCTGTAAATTTTGTGAGGATGAATTGTCGGagcataaataatttgattaagGAATATAACTTACATGTATTGATAGCCATCTTTGCGAACATTGTGCTCCAATCGGATAATTTTCCATCCATCAGCATCATATGGTTTGGGAGGAGCGGTTCTCACCTGAGCCCGCTGGGCAAGAACTGGAATCGGAGTGGTTGGAACAAAAGTCGGAGGAGCTGTTGGTGCGGAAGTAGCCGGTGCTCCGGCGCCAGATCCTTGGTTACTGGCGCCAGATCCTCGGTTACCAGACCCAGATCCAGAGGGTCCTTCCAAATGGCTGTATTTTCCAGGTCCCGCTCCAGATGGACCCTCGATATGCGTATACTTTCCGGCACCAGCTCCCGATGGACCGTCAACGTGCACATATTTTCCGTCGTTCCGTGGGACATAACGTCCATCACTAGCCCCCGAGTATCGCCCATCAGCCCGAGCAACGTATCTTCCCTGGTTGGCGTTCCGATACTGGTTGAACGGATCGTACGGACGATACGGCCTATACCTGGTTGTAAATGGCCTCGCCGTAGTCGTGGTAACCGGAGGTCGATACTTTCCGTCGTTCTGGGCCACCACGCACAGGGCACTAACCAGCACCACTACCACCTGCAATCAAAATCACTGTTTAGTACTCCCACCCTGGCCAATCGATCAACCTGTAAATCCTCACCGTAACCAGATTCATCCTGGTCGCAAGTTCACTGCACTGTACTAACAACAGCCAGCCAAGGGAGTCGCCACAATTAAAGTCACCTCTAATCACTAGTCAAACTGTTAATAATTCCCGCTGGAATTGGCTTTTCTTTTATATACCCGACCCAGCTGGCAATTGCCGGGGGACAACTAGTTACTACAGTTAAAGTACTGTCGTATAGTACTAGAAGTTCTAACCCCTAACGGATGTCTACTTTCCATCGTTTGTCGAGAGAGATGTCACCTCCGTCATTTTTCAACGCAAAATATGATTGAACCGTGGTGATCAAAGTGAGTGGTTTAGTGGAAGCTGGGTGCCCGATTGAAGCTTTCCCATCTTGTACAAAAAAGGATCCCGAGAATAAATTGATAACAGGTAGAATGTAATCATATACTACAAATACCagttaaaagttttttaattttcttttttatcttttaaaatgttatggtTCACATTTTCAACTATATTTGTGCGTAA harbors:
- the LOC120419855 gene encoding larval cuticle protein LCP-30-like is translated as MNLVTVVVVLVSALCVVAQNDGKYRPPVTTTTARPFTTRYRPYRPYDPFNQYRNANQGRYVARADGRYSGASDGRYVPRNDGKYVHVDGPSGAGAGKYTHIEGPSGAGPGKYSHLEGPSGSGSGNRGSGASNQGSGAGAPATSAPTAPPTFVPTTPIPVLAQRAQVRTAPPKPYDADGWKIIRLEHNVRKDGYQYIFETQNGINAEESGRIEPDGNGSEGLRSTGFYEYVGDDGQLYRVDYVADSNGFIPQGDHIPKVPPAIEKLLAYLASQPK